The nucleotide window ACCCACCTGCGCGCCCAGCTCAGCCAATCCGGCGGCCGATCCCGACGGCGTTCCCTGGCCCTGAGCCCCGGTTTGCCCGCCTGCGTCCGCCTGATTCTGGTTATCCATCGATACGCCCCCGTTCGTAAGCAGCCGCACGCAGCGGCTGAGGATATGCTGGCGACAGCGCCATCACGTCACCGTCCTTGCGCGCGGCGTGAAGATCTGCGCGACGCTTCGGACGATTCGATGAGGGACTGACGAAATCGCGCGAAGCATCGACGATGCTCCGCGCGAGGAATGCTGTAGTGCGTGACTGATCCGCCGGGCAGCATGGCGCGCGCCGGGCCGACGGCCCTCGCCACGGTCCACGCCCGCCCATGCGCAACCTCATACGGTACGCACCTCGACCGCGATTTTCCCGAACTTGCCGCGCTGTGCGAGCCGCGTGCGATCCTGCACTTCGCCGGCGAGCTGACCACACGCCGCGTCGATGTCATCGCCGCGCGTCTTGCGCACGGTCGTGACGAGGCCTGCGTCGAGCAGAATCTGCGCAAACCGCTTGATTTGCGGATCCTTCGAGCGCAGCAGGCCCGATTCGGGAAACGGATTGAACGGAATCAGATTGAACTTGCACGGCACGTCGCGGGTTAGGGCGACAAGCTCGCGCGCATGCGCTTCGGTGTCATTCACACCGTCGAGCATGCAGTACTCGAACGTGATGAAATCGCGCGGGGCCACTTCGAGGTAGCGCTCGCACGCGCCCATCAGTTCGCGTAACGGATATTTCTTATTGAGCGGCACGAGCACATCGCGCAGCGCATCGTTCGGTGCGTGCAGCGAGACGGCCAACGCCACGGGCAGCTCCTGGCCCAGGCGATCCATCATCGGCACCACGCCGGACGTCGACAACGTCACGCGGCGACGCGACAGCCCGTAGGCGTTGTCGTCGAGCATGAGGCGCATGGCGCCCACCACGTTCTCGAAATTGAGCAGCGGCTCGCCCATGCCCATCATCACCACATTGCTGATGACGCGCTCGTTCTTGCCTTCGCGCCCGAGATCGCGGCGCAACGCAAATTCGGCCATCCACAACTGGCCGATGATCTCGCCGAGCGAGAGATTGCGTGAAAAACCCTGCTTGCCGGTCGAACAGAACCGGCAGTTGACAGCGCAGCCCGCCTGCGATGAAACGCACAGCGTGCCACGCGTCTCCTCAGGGATGTAGACGGTTTCCACGGCATTGCCGTTACCCACATCCAGCAGCCATTTGCGCGTGCCATCGGTCGACACATGGTCGGTGATAGCCGTCGGCGCAGCGATCATTGCACGTGTCTGCAATTTTTCGCGCAACGACTTGGCCAGATCGGTCATGCAGCCAAAATCGGCAGCACCCATCTGGTGGATCCAACGCTGGAGCTGGCGCGCACGGAACGGTTTTTCACCGAGCGTGCCGCAATAGGCGGCCAGACCGTCCGGATCGTAATCAAGCAGATTCGTGAGGTTGGTCATGGCCTGGTCCATCAACATCCCTTCGGTAACTTCTTGCGACTGATCGACTAAACGCGCATTAGCGCGCGTAGACGTTCAGGCCAGCGAAGAAGAACGACACTTCAACGGCAGCCGTTTCAACGGCGTCCGAACCGTGCACGGCGTTCGCGTCGATGCTGTCGGCGAAATCGGCGCGAATCGTGCCCTTCTCGGCCTTCTTCGGATCGGTAGCGCCCATCAGGTCGCGGTTCTTCAGAACAGCGCCTTCACCTTCGAGCACTTGAATCATGACCGGACCCGAGATCATGAAATCGACCAGGTCCTTGAAGAACGGGCGTTCCTTGTGAACACCGTAGAACTGTTCGGCTTCGGCGCGCGACAGTTGCACGAGCTTGGCAGCAACGATCTTCAGGCCCGCGCCTTCGAAACGGCTGTAAATCTGGCCGATCACGTTCTTGGCAACGGCATCGGGCTTGATAATCGAAAGAGTGCGTTCGACTGCCATGAAAAACTCCAAAAAATTAAGCAGTTATATAACCAACATGAACCCGTAATTGTAGCACGAAGGCTGTTATTATGGTGATGGAACCTACAGTGCGCGCACCGCTCAAACGCAGGACGGCCGGGACTGTCCGGCTTGTTGGCGAGATTCGCGCAGCAGCAGGATTCCTCACCTTCCCGCCATGGAAAGGTTGACGGCATCCCGCCGACTTGAATTTTCGGGCATTTGCCCAAACATTCTCGGCATCTTCTGAGCGCATTCCGGG belongs to Pandoraea norimbergensis and includes:
- the rlmN gene encoding 23S rRNA (adenine(2503)-C(2))-methyltransferase RlmN, whose translation is MTNLTNLLDYDPDGLAAYCGTLGEKPFRARQLQRWIHQMGAADFGCMTDLAKSLREKLQTRAMIAAPTAITDHVSTDGTRKWLLDVGNGNAVETVYIPEETRGTLCVSSQAGCAVNCRFCSTGKQGFSRNLSLGEIIGQLWMAEFALRRDLGREGKNERVISNVVMMGMGEPLLNFENVVGAMRLMLDDNAYGLSRRRVTLSTSGVVPMMDRLGQELPVALAVSLHAPNDALRDVLVPLNKKYPLRELMGACERYLEVAPRDFITFEYCMLDGVNDTEAHARELVALTRDVPCKFNLIPFNPFPESGLLRSKDPQIKRFAQILLDAGLVTTVRKTRGDDIDAACGQLAGEVQDRTRLAQRGKFGKIAVEVRTV
- the ndk gene encoding nucleoside-diphosphate kinase encodes the protein MAVERTLSIIKPDAVAKNVIGQIYSRFEGAGLKIVAAKLVQLSRAEAEQFYGVHKERPFFKDLVDFMISGPVMIQVLEGEGAVLKNRDLMGATDPKKAEKGTIRADFADSIDANAVHGSDAVETAAVEVSFFFAGLNVYAR